The genomic stretch TTGGAAATTATTgtacatgtgattttttttcctgttcatacATTTGTGCTGCCTGCCCCTGTGCTCCCAGcacatttcaataaaattgtttggaaaataaatgttgtggtatatgaaaaaaACGAACtaaccataacttttttttttttgaggacaatgagggttaagtgacttgcccagggtcacacagctagtaagtgttaagtgtctgaggccagatttgaactcaggtactcctgattccagagcccatgttttatccactgtgccaactagctgcccctaaccacaACTTTTTAATGACTATAAGTACCATATATAAAaagatgtctttttctttctagaaGTTCCTTGCAAAAATTGTAGTATTTAAGATTATGACGTTTTGGTGGCATTCAAAGAATTCAATCACTCAGTTATATTATAAAagtattaaggggcagctaggtggtgcagtggatagagcactggccctggagtcaggagtacctgagtttaaatctggcctcagacacttaacacttactagctgtgtgacccagggcaagtcacttaaccccaattgcctcacttaaaaaaaaagaaaaagaaaagtattaaaatgattttaactAAATCAAATGAATTCATTGCAACTTTGCCAGCCACTACCAATCAGTCAATATTTTTGTGAAACAATAATGGGGGGAAAATCTAAATATAAGCTGTCTGTGACTGGAACATTGGATGAATCTAGATTTCCTACAATGGCATTAGGGGGACAGGAAACTGTGATTCTATGACTATTTATTGAGTTTTTAAAAGGGCCTATTAAAATTTCATCTGAAATTACCTTCAATGGAAGGGCATGTAGCTGTATGTTTATAATTGTGGGCGGGGAACAAATTTGCAAAGTCTAAATTTTCCTctacatatttatttatcattttggtAAAATGCTGCCAACTCTGTAATAGCTCTTTAAGATAAACAACTAAAccacagaatattttttaaaaatcaagacaaaGGCTATCCACTGGAGGAAATTCAGAGACATTTTATGGAGAAAGTCATTAATCGAAAAGTATTTTCATTTGTTTGCAATGTGTTCAGGGGAGTATAGGAGGTGAGGTTTCCCATAATGAGAGCTTagcacatgtacatgcatgtaaagaaagtaaaattttatGCCCTATTTAAGTGCTTGCCATCtgaaattgattatttttatgaAGAATAAAGGGTAGTTTAGTTGAATTTTCAAAATAACTAGAAGTTGTCATAAAACTTAAATGCTAATATGTATCATCAATTCATTGTTCACTCACTATGGTTGAATAATGTATTTGCTTTTTTAGGAATAGGTTTGCCAGCATATAGAAAGATCATATGTAATCATTCAAGAGTTATATAAAGCAAGTTTCTTCAGCATTCATGTTTTACATATCATATTGTTCAAAAAAGGCTTTTATTTGGAAATGACAAAggttatttcctcttctataatttTCTATTGGATGGTAGAAATTGAATTTCATGTTACAAAGTAATTTTCAGAAAAGTACAAGACAAGCTGAAGAAGTATTTTTATCATCAGTGTTGCACAGTTCTCTCAATAACTTGGTAGTACCAGTTTATGAAATGTTAGCATTCTTATTTTCCCAGTGCcatttctttcctcattagattTTGGTTACACTAATGTCTGCACAGTTATTAGAAAGCCTATTCTTTCCACACATATTCTCTGATGATAATATATATAATACTCACGAACAAAGAGAATGAATCTCTGAAACTTTCTCTTTTAGAAAAGGTTTAGAGCATGGGGAGAAAGACTTACTTGTTCTGTGTCTACCTAAGCtcaaaaaaagaatctgtttCAGGTAGAAGAGGCAGTAGACAGGATGCCAAATCCTCAGTCTGGCATTGTGTAAACAAAACAACTAGTAGGGgcttaatttttttcacttttcaagtTTAGTCAGTGGGTAGAAATAtcctaaattattattattattattattattattaacaacaacaataataatagctaacatactactttaaagtttgcaaatcaccTTAAATTTATTATCTTGTGTGATTCTAACAATAACCCTCTgaaatagttgctattattatcctcattttacagagtaggaaactgaggcaggcagaagttacatgacttgcccagaatcacctaactggtaagtgtgtgaggctatatttgaatctggtcttcttgattccaactcCAGAATTTTGATTGCTTGTGCCACTCAGTAAATGAATTTTGCAGAATGTATTGAATGCAGAACACCTCAAGGGTTGCTTGAGCCAGTATACTTGAAGAAAGTTGAACTGATATTTTATCATGCGTATcagtgaccccccccccctcccttgaCTCCACATGGTCAACAGGTAACTTCAGAGACCCTTGTATCAGTGgcattttatagattttatttgtGGGATGAGATGACATACTTTTGTTAAGTTTACTTTAGATGAATCAGTGAAAGCAATGAGCAGTTATATGAATTTAGATGTGTTAGCTGTGTACACTTCGAGAGTTTCAAGgcagccttttcttttctttttttctttctttttttttttgcgaggcaattggggttaagtgacttgcccagggtcacacagctagtaagtgttaagtgtctgaggccggatttgaacccaggtactcctgactccagggccggtgctctatccactacgccacctagctgccccaaggcagccTTTTCTTAAAGACTGCAGGTGTCAAGTTAGAAATGAGTATGTTCTCAGCAAAACCTTTGATCAGAAGCCATAGATGTTAATAAGGTGGGTGAGGGATGTTGTACTGGCTATACTGAATAACTACTGAAAATTTACCAATCCACTGACTTAACAAAgattgggaggggggggaagaaggggacataggggaaatggaaatgactacaatatgaaaacaataaatttaaaaaaaaaatcaatctgtcaGTATCTACaaggaggagaaaaatgaaatcagcattttgtttgtttgttagttagTTTGTTTTGTCATCAGCCtggacagctttttttttttttttttgccctggacAACTTGGGATTTGTATTGAATAGAAGCAACTTCTCATAACagttaaagtttttatttttattaccaaTATTGTTATTGTGCAGATTTGTTTGGGATATGCTCTAGAatacatatagcactttaaggttttgcaaagcatttgatctcatttgattctcataacatcCTTCAGAGACAAGTTCTATTATCtccgttttacagataagtatCTTAGGCTCCAAAAGATTAAGCAGTTTCCTCAGGATCACAGTTAGTTAAGAGCTAGAGTCAAGATTCCAACTTGGGTTAACTCGGGTCCATCTCTTGAACTTTAAATCGATTATGACACGCTGCCGTTATGGAGATTCTCACTGGTTGTTGCAAGGGATGATGAAAGAGATCTTTGGCCCAAAGAAGATGTCTCTGAAAGAAATTATACGCATTCACGAAATATAGATAAAAATGATGAAGTGTTAGTTTATGAAATGTTTTGGTGGGCTATAAAACTGGACCCCATCCCCTGGATTTCAAATGTTACCACTCTTTCTTCCTGGCAGATTTTGCATGTGTTGATGATATTACAATTCTGATGTGGAGTTTAGGATTCAAATAGTCCaagtattcattttaaacttttaaactgcaaaaaatccatttcttttgtGAAAATATTCAGATTCACACTAAAAATGGATGAAAACCAGTGGGTCTTCATCAGGGCTTCTCTAATAAAGATGATCACATATGtccctcatttctacctcctttcAGCCAAAACCACTAAGTGGGTATCAAGGGGTTatagttttagagttggaagatactTACTTaagaagttatctagtctaacccaataattttaaggatgagaaaactgtggccccaggaaattaagtgacttagcttaaggtcataaaggtagtaattatcaagtaggacttgaactcaggtcctcaaagAAGTCATTCTTCTCACTGGAGTCCAAActcttcactttacaaataaggaaactgaggcctagggaggttaagtgacttgcccagtatcatgaAAGAAGTAAGAGAGGAATTCAAACTGGGATTCCagatccagagttctttctactacataccCACAACTTAACAGAAGGGACCCTCTACTTTCTCATGTCAGTCCATTGTGTTATTGAGGCATTGAAAGAAAAACTCCTTACTTTGGACAGCATAGCAGTTCACTGAAGTTGCAATAACAGATCATCTCACATCCTTTTCCATCCCAGAAGTGGTCCTGGAGGTGCCCATCAATCTGTTTAAGGTCTGCCACTCCTTCAGGAATATTGTGACAGTTGCGATCTTTTAAAATCTTCCTATAACAAGAGAGACGGCTTGTGGACATGGCGTGTCCCCCTAACAGAAAATTCAGTAAAACCAGGAGAGCTGTGATTTTCATTTTGGCTTTCAGCTCTAGAAGAAAGGAGAGTAACAGAAGTGTATGTTTACGTACATTTTTAGACTAGATTCGATCTGTCATCCCTTTGCAATGGCAAGGGCATAGGATTTGTCTCCCAAGACTGCGCACCATACTTCTCACCTAGGCTTCTGAATACCTACTCCCTCTTTCTCCAAACTTCCTCAAACTAGCAGATTTAGCTTCTCAGAGAAAGATCACCACCCTGTGATTCAATTCCATCTCTTTCATTGTACTAGGGGAAACCCCATTGAGAGTATATTCCCTCTATCCAATTGTACTTCAAGATAGAATTGGTGAGAGAGCCCCATACTAATTGGCTTTGGGATAGGGGTTGCCCACCATTTTTCCCTCTTGGGTCCCCTCCATATTACCATAAAGGCATGGACAGGACACTGCCCTGGAAATCAGGACACCTATATTCTGTTCCCAAATCTGCTACTGTGTATTTCTGTATGACATTGAGAAGATTCTCTTTGGACCTTACTTTCTGTCTATACAAACCAGGCACTCATAATAAATAAGGCCACTTTTAGATCTTAAACATAACCATTTAGAGtaaggcaaaagaaataatatcacAGGTACAGCAAGTGCATAGATAATATATATCATGATCCACACATAAGCCTGGTTGATGCTTTCTCACCAATGCATGCCAtagggggggggggatggagaaagaggggagggtgaaGAACAGGTCAGGAAAGAGTACTAAAGAAGAAAACACATGTGTTTGAGGTGAGAAAGGACTCTGGACTGTTGGCCTTGGTATCATTGATCTGATTAGGAACCCTTACACCACATAAAACTACTTCTCTGCTGACTGTCTAGGGATCCTTACAATTCTACAGATGGGCAAATCCTCTTCCCTTCAACTCTTGAACCAGGAGGGACTTTACAAGCTCTTCAAACTGAAAAGCATCCTTAAAATGACTTTGGGAATGTACCTGGTTCCGTTTAAGCCAGAGAACTGTCCAACTCCTTAGGCTGACTACAGCCCAGACCAACCCAGTCACCTATTTTCTCATGAGGATGTTTTGTGGTGCAAACAGAGCTCTCGGCCAGACAGCTCAAGCCGACTCTGAACACATCAAATGCTCTAGTCCGCTTTTCACTCACCAGGATTCTGCAACATCCAATGAAATTTCAGTATTTCTTCCTATATAGCAGCGGCAaaacctcttctccctttctgctTTTCCCTCTTAGCCAGAGGAGGGCAGCAGAGAGCAAGAACTACGTCCCTGAGGCTTCATCTCTCTCTTAAAGACCAATATCTCCTCCACACAGCTGAGGTTCTCTCCAAACAGTCGGTAATTACGTAAGGGAAGCCTTCTGTTGGGTGGCTGCTCCTGCCCACGATCTTTCCAAACATCTCAGACAAAGCTGCTCTTAACCCCCTCACAACCAAATTATTCTTCTAACAAGTCCTTCAATCTctttagcagctaggtggccagtggtgGGAAAGAGGGCccggcatggagtcaggaagacccgagttcaaatttggcctcagacacttactagctgggtgaccctgggcaagtcattccaccTCTTTCtgctcagtttcatcaactgtaaaatggggaaaatactaGCACCTAATTCACAGgcgggttgtgaggatcaaatgtggtgacatttataaagtgactagcactgtgcctggcacctagtaggtgttatataaatgcgtattcactttcccttcccttctttagCCTGAGTCTCGGCCTCTCATCTCTTTACCTCTAAGTGGTTTAAACCAGTCTTCTGATATTCATTTGCTCATTTCTCTTAAAAGGTCCAAATATCCCTCATGGTAGCAACAGTCCTATAAAAATCACCTATCAGTCTCCAAATTGTTGATTTCACTCCTTTTAAAGTTTGATTATCTTAAAACAGTAATATGCAAATGAGATTGATTAGGTACCTACTTTGCAGCTCTAAGTTCTCTAATTATGTCATTGGAACTATGGGACTTCTTGTACtcatattttcccaattttaataaataaaaattctttctctGCTCCCTTTAAACCACCAGACTATTCACATGGAAACAGGACATTATCCTATATCTTTTACAAAGGGACTTGTTTGTATATTTAGGCCACAGTTCATTTTCTGTCCTAAAATGCCCGAATCCCATCTGAAAACTTGTTTTGAACATATTTTAAGAGTTTTTATTAAATCaaagttcttttccttctcaccttccaggcataaaaatattcatttctgaAAGAGACAATACCTTATATCTCTTACCAGTTGACATCATTATTTTGCTTTATGCACCGGTACTTTTTCTGCCATTTTCAGCActaaataactatataaaaagGACAAGTCACTATACTCTCCCAAACTCAGAAAATAGAAGATTGTGCTGTTTAGTCTCTCTGCTTTGGTAGCAGAGCATTTCCAGAATAAATGAAGTGTTTCTGATTAGTCTAAGTGACTTTCTCTGTGTTAGTTTATCAAGGCAGAGTATTTATCAAGCATCCAACAAGGCTTCTTTGAGGTTCCTCTTtaacagtgaggaaactgaagcttttaACCTATAACAgactcagaatttgaactctcAGCCATTAATTTCTTCAAGTGTTGCCAGCTACTATGTACCTTCATTataatgataaaaaggaaaatgatggagaaGACATAAATAAGATTCTAAGTCTCACTGGGTGTTTTGGAAATGGattgttttttcatctgaaatTTCCTGCACTTGGGTGCAACTCagtgagttttatttatttatttatattttttatttgctgGTGGGGGGGCGGTGtgaaggcaatgagggctaagtgacttgcccagtgtcacacagctaataagtgtcaagtgtccgaggtcggatttgaactcaggtcctcctgaatccagggctggtgctttatccactgcatcaactagcTGCCCATCAGTAAGTTTTCAAaatagagaaatgagaataacaagttatcttagaaaaataccttccttaaaatatttgaaaataaaagtattCCTCGGGATTTGCACAATTCGTTGAATTTTTCTATATAAAAAACCCCAACCATAAAGTAGgaaaaaaggcataaataaaacatattctTAATTCAAGGATGCTTTTTGAGGCTTGGTAGAATATAgatgtaaaaaaacaaatgttttatttgtttaacATCAACATCTATGACATGCAACAGTCTGCCAAATAGgatatgttattaaaaaaaattatcaatgacTTGAGAGGTGGCCTATAACTGGCCTATAACTGGCCTCAGAATCACTGTACTGGTCATGTCACTGTGGTCAAACCACTTAAAGTCTCAGTGTCTCTCAGGTTTAAGTAGCAGAGCAGGAGGAGATCTGCACTGGTGTAGTGAAATTAAAAATCATAGAGACCTGGACACCCCAAGGGTTGGGCCTCTGCTTGGAAGTCTGTAAATTCCCAAAGCAAGTCagtgaagtagaaaaaaaaagttcctaccTGTCTGGTGGTCAGGAAGCTGAGTTATAGGTGCCACTCTTGCCTCCTAATCTTCCAACTCAGGTAACTACCCTCTGTCTCAACCTGTTCTCCTTGTCAGTAAGATAAACAACAAATTTTGAAAGGGACAGCACAGTATTGTGGAATGACTAAGCTGTGAAGTCTTTGTgataggatggaaagaaaaatggtctggagtcagaggacacaggttcaaatcctatctctgatgatTATCGGTATTGTGATTTTGCACAAGTGacaacctccctgagcctcatctccttctccatctATAGAATGAGGGTTTGTACTACAGGTCCTCTGAGGACTCTAGACTGTAAACTGATGATCTCATGATTTATTTCCCATTCATTTGCGATataacctctttctctctctctctcttcacccatACTCTGGATTTAGACACTTTTGTAATAAAGGAAAATAGCCAAGTAAAAACAACTGATATTGTGATTGTGTCAGAAAATGTATATGACTCCTATAGTATTCCCTTTGggatgttttcttttacataacTATGATTGTGTGTTATTCTTCAGACTGTTTACGTTGTGTATTTCTAAGCAgcaggatggtgcagtggatagagtgcttggcctggagtcaggaagacttgagttcaaatacagcctcagacaccctgggaaagtcactaaatctctgtttgcctcagtttcctcatctgtaaaatggaaataataacagcacctaccttccagggtttttgtgaagatcaaatgaaataataattataaagtgtaaagcacagtacctgggacatagtagctgctatataaacatttatttacctTACTCCCATATTTCTCTGCATTCCTTGTATTTATAATTTCTCTTCCAGTATATTCTTTtacaacaatttgttcagccattccccgattgaaaagcattgatttttttcaacaGATCATATCTTAAAAACCATAAAAATGGTGAATATCATAGCCTAATAACAACTTTACGTTGTGCATGGTAGTGGACTTGCtgcttcatgtgcaatcatctttttattttactatgttttggaaatgcttgttttaatcaattaaaaataaaatttaataatgaaaaaagtagcAACTTTATTTTTTGAGTTACACTTATTCTGAATTACTTCTAGAGAGTGGAACCTATTATATATCTACCATGAGGGCATTAAGTAAACTTAACGGCATAAAGAAAGGCTTTTGCATTTGCTGATATCTTGTTAGAtaaagagctctggacttggaatcaggagagaaaTCTGACCTTTGACACAGACCTCAGCTGGGCAAGTAACACCCTCCTTAGTGGTTCCTTAAGTAATGATTGGCTCCTATatcacagcattgttgtgaggatggcatgacaagatatttgtaaagcatttagcatagtaccttgagcttagtgggtgcttaataaatgcttgtttcctcccctTACCTTCCCCattgtggggggggcggggcaatgagggttaagtgacttgcccagggtcacacagctagtaactgttaagtgtctgaggcggaatttgaactcaggtcctcctgaatccagagtcagtattctatccactgcgccacttagctgcccccaccttccccattttttttttttttgcaggacaatgggggttaagtgacttgcccagagtcacacagctagtaagtgttaagtgtctgaagccagatttgaactcaggtactcctgaatccaaggccagtgtcttatccactgtgccacctagctgcccccttccccattttttgATGGAAGAAGTATCATAGCATAGTAAAAAGAGCAATAGATTTGTGtccaggagatctgagttcaaattctgactcttgtAATTGCTttttctgtgattctgggcaactcagctcttagcctcagtttggAAAATGGAGGTAATTATGCATTTACTGACCTCACAGGTCTTTTGAGAGGAAAGGATTTTGTGAAGCTTAATATAAGTTATTATTTGATGGTGTTGTTTATCTTCAATGGATTCTTTTACAGTATGGTGTCTAGTCCCTTCACATTCTAGCTGCCCTTATCTGCATATACTCTAGACGCTGGTCAAATTGTAGttaggtgttgcaatggatatagtgccagacctggaatcaggaagatttgagtttaaatctcacctcagaaacttagtagctgtgtgacccaaggcaaagtcacttaacctctggttacttcactttcctcatccataaagtggggatgataattgtacctacctcctagggttgttgtgaggctcaaatgagatatatgtgtAAACTACTATGtagaatgctagctattaatgtGGCCCTCAGAACTG from Dromiciops gliroides isolate mDroGli1 chromosome 6, mDroGli1.pri, whole genome shotgun sequence encodes the following:
- the SCRG1 gene encoding scrapie-responsive protein 1, giving the protein MKITALLVLLNFLLGGHAMSTSRLSCYRKILKDRNCHNIPEGVADLKQIDGHLQDHFWDGKGCEMICYCNFSELLCCPKDIFFGPKISFIIPCNNQ